The following coding sequences are from one Alosa alosa isolate M-15738 ecotype Scorff River chromosome 13, AALO_Geno_1.1, whole genome shotgun sequence window:
- the esrp1 gene encoding epithelial splicing regulatory protein 1 isoform X3: MMEKLDCLVALFMSTSGANEDELGADERELVQLVWQVVDLESNTTGEINEIVVRPEVEDLDPDILQQAGLTAQRVQAAEPLEQAIKQFNSCLSAEVNQRHFCFCTDGQRHIRQVIHPETSKKNILLPTSFYSFFDLRKEFQKTLPSLVKQNELDLSFMCDHLNVCVDSSLPFAASKIQQIVKIIQALNTEPVCHQFSSPETVNMKFEIGTYSRLECVDDNMVIRARGLPWQASDQDIARFFRGLNIAKGGAALCLNAQGRRNGEALVRFESQEHRDLALQRHKHHMGNRYIEVYKATGEDFLKIAGGCSSEVAHFLSGDGHVIVRMRGLPFSATTQQVLQFFSGPQAMDAKGEGVCQVKGPTSGGCQVAGGTAGILLVRYADGRPTGDAFVLFSTEEQAQLALKKHKQRLGKRYIELFKSTAAEVTQVCNRFSSTPLISMAPSPLVSMMASPLATGVLPLATGAFPLTTAIRDCVHLRGLPYDTTILNILEFLGEFTADIAPHGVHMVLNAQGRPSGECFIQMSSPERAFLTAQRCHRHLLKERCVEVFPCSNDDMRLLLRGGFMCPSGRGLSPPPCVSNPSYFPHMGMMLPMEASLYPAHFLVNTPHPLPFYTAYYPSPPGSPPPQGFYPSVSSQCHTLPAPAHALPSTVNQYSPADGLSHTFEHTHLTHPKEWVNNNDVLVTVPALLSAKQPVTEQSLGVGALLDLQMSWNRT, translated from the exons ATGATGGAGAAACTGGACTGTCTCGTGGCCTTATTCATGTCAACATCAGGCGCTAATGAAGATGAGTTGGGCGCTGATGAGAGGGAGCTCGTGCAGCTGGTCTGGCAGGTCGTGGATCTGGAAAGCAATACG ACGGGGGAGATAAATGAGATTGTGGTCCGACCAGAGGTGGAGGACTTGGATCCTGACATCTTACAGCAGGCAGGACTAACTGCGCAGAGAGTTCAAGCCGCAGAACCGCTGGAACAGGCCATCAAACAG TTTAACAGTTGTCTGAGTGCAGAAGTGAACCAACGACATTTCTGTTTCTGCACGGATGGACAGAGACACATACGACAGGTCATTCATCCAGAGACCTCCAAAAAG AACATTTTGCTCCCCACAAGTTTTTACTCCTTCTTTGATCTGCGCAAAGAATTCCAGAAGACTCTCCCCTCCCTGGTCAAACAAAACGAGCTGGACCTGTCATTTATGTGCGACC ATCTGAATGTATGTGTGGACTCCTCTCTACCGTTTGCTGCTTCCAAGATTCAGCAGATAGTCAAAATCATCCAGGCTTTGAATActgagcctgtgt GCCATCAGTTTTCCAGTCCTGAAACTGTGAATATGAAGTTTGAGATTGGAACATA cagtcgtTTGGAGTGTGTGGATGACAACATGGTGATCAGGGCGCGGGGGCTCCCATGGCAGGCCTCAGACCAGGACATTGCTCGCTTCTTCAGAGGACTCAACATTGCCAA aggTGGAGCAGCACTGTGTTTGAACGCCCAGGGCCGCAGGAACGGGGAGGCATTGGTTCGATTTGAGTCTCAGGAGCACAGAGACCTGGCCTTACAGAGACACAAGCATCATATGGGAAACCGATACATTGAG GTGTACAAAGCCACAGGAGAGGACTTCTTGAAAATTGCTGGTG GATGCTCAAGTGAGgtagctcacttcctgtctggaGATGGCCATGTGATTGTGCGCATGCGTGGGCTCCCCTTCAGTGCCACGACCCAGCAGGTGCTGCAGTTCTTCTCAGGGCCCCAAGCAATGGATGCCAAAGGAGAGGGAGTGTGCCAGGTGAAAGGGCCCACTAGCGGGGGATGCCAGGTTGCAGGTGGCACTGCGGGGATCCTGTTGGTCCGCTACGCTGATGGGCGGCCCACGGGCGATGCCTTTGTGTTGTTCTCGACGGAGGAGCAGGCTCAGCTGGCCCTGAAGAAGCACAAGCAGCGCCTCGGGAAACGCTACATTGAGCTGTTCAAGAGCACAGCTGCTGAggtcacacag gtttgCAACAGGTTCTCCTCAACGCCTTTGATTTCAATGGCACCTTCTCCACTGGTTTCTATGATGGCATCACCCTTGGCAACTGGAGTGTTGCCCTTAGCAACAGGTGCATTTCCATTGACAACGGCCATTCGTGACTGTGTGCATTTGCGAGGTTTGCCCTACGACACAACCATACTGAACATTCTAGAGTTCTTGGGGGAATTCACCGCAGATATTGCACCACACGGAGTCCACATGGTGCTTAACGCACAG ggCCGTCCGTCTGGCGAGTGCTTCATCCAGATGTCCTCTCCGGAGCGAGCCTTCCTGACCGCACAGCGGTGTCACCGCCATCTGTTAAAGGAGCGTTGTGTCGAGGTGTTCCCGTGCTCCAATGATGACATGCGTCTTTTACTGAGGGGCGGGTTTATGTGCCCAAGTGGGCGGGGCTTGTCCCCACCACCAT GTGTCTCCAACCCCTCTTACTTTCCACATATGGGGATGATGCTTCCCATGGAAGCATCTCTTTATCCAGCCCACTTCCTGGTCAACACGCCACATCCACTGCCCTTTTACACTGCCTACTACCCCAG TCCCCCAGGCTCCCCGCCGCCACAGGGCTTCTACCCATCAGTATCCTCCCAGTGCCACACCTTACCTGCACCTGCACACGCCCTTCCCAGCACAGTCAACCAG TATTCACCTGCTGAtggcctctcacacacatttgagcacacccacctcacccaccctAAAGAATGG GTCAACAACAATGACGTCCTAGTTACAGTTCCTGCCTTACTCTCGGCCAAGCAGCCGGTCACAGAGCAGAGTCTGGGAGTTGGAGCTTTGCTGGACCTGcagatgtcttggaacaggacataa
- the esrp1 gene encoding epithelial splicing regulatory protein 1 isoform X2, with protein MMEKLDCLVALFMSTSGANEDELGADERELVQLVWQVVDLESNTTGEINEIVVRPEVEDLDPDILQQAGLTAQRVQAAEPLEQAIKQFNSCLSAEVNQRHFCFCTDGQRHIRQVIHPETSKKNILLPTSFYSFFDLRKEFQKTLPSLVKQNELDLSFMCDHLNVCVDSSLPFAASKIQQIVKIIQALNTEPVCHQFSSPETVNMKFEIGTYRLECVDDNMVIRARGLPWQASDQDIARFFRGLNIAKGGAALCLNAQGRRNGEALVRFESQEHRDLALQRHKHHMGNRYIEVYKATGEDFLKIAGGCSSEVAHFLSGDGHVIVRMRGLPFSATTQQVLQFFSGPQAMDAKGEGVCQVKGPTSGGCQVAGGTAGILLVRYADGRPTGDAFVLFSTEEQAQLALKKHKQRLGKRYIELFKSTAAEVTQVCNRFSSTPLISMAPSPLVSMMASPLATGVLPLATGAFPLTTAIRDCVHLRGLPYDTTILNILEFLGEFTADIAPHGVHMVLNAQGRPSGECFIQMSSPERAFLTAQRCHRHLLKERCVEVFPCSNDDMRLLLRGGFMCPSGRGLSPPPCKLRRVSNPSYFPHMGMMLPMEASLYPAHFLVNTPHPLPFYTAYYPSPPGSPPPQGFYPSVSSQCHTLPAPAHALPSTVNQYSPADGLSHTFEHTHLTHPKEWVNNNDVLVTVPALLSAKQPVTEQSLGVGALLDLQMSWNRT; from the exons ATGATGGAGAAACTGGACTGTCTCGTGGCCTTATTCATGTCAACATCAGGCGCTAATGAAGATGAGTTGGGCGCTGATGAGAGGGAGCTCGTGCAGCTGGTCTGGCAGGTCGTGGATCTGGAAAGCAATACG ACGGGGGAGATAAATGAGATTGTGGTCCGACCAGAGGTGGAGGACTTGGATCCTGACATCTTACAGCAGGCAGGACTAACTGCGCAGAGAGTTCAAGCCGCAGAACCGCTGGAACAGGCCATCAAACAG TTTAACAGTTGTCTGAGTGCAGAAGTGAACCAACGACATTTCTGTTTCTGCACGGATGGACAGAGACACATACGACAGGTCATTCATCCAGAGACCTCCAAAAAG AACATTTTGCTCCCCACAAGTTTTTACTCCTTCTTTGATCTGCGCAAAGAATTCCAGAAGACTCTCCCCTCCCTGGTCAAACAAAACGAGCTGGACCTGTCATTTATGTGCGACC ATCTGAATGTATGTGTGGACTCCTCTCTACCGTTTGCTGCTTCCAAGATTCAGCAGATAGTCAAAATCATCCAGGCTTTGAATActgagcctgtgt GCCATCAGTTTTCCAGTCCTGAAACTGTGAATATGAAGTTTGAGATTGGAACATA tcgtTTGGAGTGTGTGGATGACAACATGGTGATCAGGGCGCGGGGGCTCCCATGGCAGGCCTCAGACCAGGACATTGCTCGCTTCTTCAGAGGACTCAACATTGCCAA aggTGGAGCAGCACTGTGTTTGAACGCCCAGGGCCGCAGGAACGGGGAGGCATTGGTTCGATTTGAGTCTCAGGAGCACAGAGACCTGGCCTTACAGAGACACAAGCATCATATGGGAAACCGATACATTGAG GTGTACAAAGCCACAGGAGAGGACTTCTTGAAAATTGCTGGTG GATGCTCAAGTGAGgtagctcacttcctgtctggaGATGGCCATGTGATTGTGCGCATGCGTGGGCTCCCCTTCAGTGCCACGACCCAGCAGGTGCTGCAGTTCTTCTCAGGGCCCCAAGCAATGGATGCCAAAGGAGAGGGAGTGTGCCAGGTGAAAGGGCCCACTAGCGGGGGATGCCAGGTTGCAGGTGGCACTGCGGGGATCCTGTTGGTCCGCTACGCTGATGGGCGGCCCACGGGCGATGCCTTTGTGTTGTTCTCGACGGAGGAGCAGGCTCAGCTGGCCCTGAAGAAGCACAAGCAGCGCCTCGGGAAACGCTACATTGAGCTGTTCAAGAGCACAGCTGCTGAggtcacacag gtttgCAACAGGTTCTCCTCAACGCCTTTGATTTCAATGGCACCTTCTCCACTGGTTTCTATGATGGCATCACCCTTGGCAACTGGAGTGTTGCCCTTAGCAACAGGTGCATTTCCATTGACAACGGCCATTCGTGACTGTGTGCATTTGCGAGGTTTGCCCTACGACACAACCATACTGAACATTCTAGAGTTCTTGGGGGAATTCACCGCAGATATTGCACCACACGGAGTCCACATGGTGCTTAACGCACAG ggCCGTCCGTCTGGCGAGTGCTTCATCCAGATGTCCTCTCCGGAGCGAGCCTTCCTGACCGCACAGCGGTGTCACCGCCATCTGTTAAAGGAGCGTTGTGTCGAGGTGTTCCCGTGCTCCAATGATGACATGCGTCTTTTACTGAGGGGCGGGTTTATGTGCCCAAGTGGGCGGGGCTTGTCCCCACCACCATGTAAGTTACGGC GTGTCTCCAACCCCTCTTACTTTCCACATATGGGGATGATGCTTCCCATGGAAGCATCTCTTTATCCAGCCCACTTCCTGGTCAACACGCCACATCCACTGCCCTTTTACACTGCCTACTACCCCAG TCCCCCAGGCTCCCCGCCGCCACAGGGCTTCTACCCATCAGTATCCTCCCAGTGCCACACCTTACCTGCACCTGCACACGCCCTTCCCAGCACAGTCAACCAG TATTCACCTGCTGAtggcctctcacacacatttgagcacacccacctcacccaccctAAAGAATGG GTCAACAACAATGACGTCCTAGTTACAGTTCCTGCCTTACTCTCGGCCAAGCAGCCGGTCACAGAGCAGAGTCTGGGAGTTGGAGCTTTGCTGGACCTGcagatgtcttggaacaggacataa
- the esrp1 gene encoding epithelial splicing regulatory protein 1 isoform X4 — protein sequence MMEKLDCLVALFMSTSGANEDELGADERELVQLVWQVVDLESNTTGEINEIVVRPEVEDLDPDILQQAGLTAQRVQAAEPLEQAIKQFNSCLSAEVNQRHFCFCTDGQRHIRQVIHPETSKKNILLPTSFYSFFDLRKEFQKTLPSLVKQNELDLSFMCDHLNVCVDSSLPFAASKIQQIVKIIQALNTEPVCHQFSSPETVNMKFEIGTYSRLECVDDNMVIRARGLPWQASDQDIARFFRGLNIAKGGAALCLNAQGRRNGEALVRFESQEHRDLALQRHKHHMGNRYIEVYKATGEDFLKIAGGCSSEVAHFLSGDGHVIVRMRGLPFSATTQQVLQFFSGPQAMDAKGEGVCQVKGPTSGGCQVAGGTAGILLVRYADGRPTGDAFVLFSTEEQAQLALKKHKQRLGKRYIELFKSTAAEVTQVCNRFSSTPLISMAPSPLVSMMASPLATGVLPLATGAFPLTTAIRDCVHLRGLPYDTTILNILEFLGEFTADIAPHGVHMVLNAQGRPSGECFIQMSSPERAFLTAQRCHRHLLKERCVEVFPCSNDDMRLLLRGGFMCPSGRGLSPPPCKLRRVSNPSYFPHMGMMLPMEASLYPAHFLVNTPHPLPFYTAYYPSPPGSPPPQGFYPSVSSQCHTLPAPAHALPSTVNQVNNNDVLVTVPALLSAKQPVTEQSLGVGALLDLQMSWNRT from the exons ATGATGGAGAAACTGGACTGTCTCGTGGCCTTATTCATGTCAACATCAGGCGCTAATGAAGATGAGTTGGGCGCTGATGAGAGGGAGCTCGTGCAGCTGGTCTGGCAGGTCGTGGATCTGGAAAGCAATACG ACGGGGGAGATAAATGAGATTGTGGTCCGACCAGAGGTGGAGGACTTGGATCCTGACATCTTACAGCAGGCAGGACTAACTGCGCAGAGAGTTCAAGCCGCAGAACCGCTGGAACAGGCCATCAAACAG TTTAACAGTTGTCTGAGTGCAGAAGTGAACCAACGACATTTCTGTTTCTGCACGGATGGACAGAGACACATACGACAGGTCATTCATCCAGAGACCTCCAAAAAG AACATTTTGCTCCCCACAAGTTTTTACTCCTTCTTTGATCTGCGCAAAGAATTCCAGAAGACTCTCCCCTCCCTGGTCAAACAAAACGAGCTGGACCTGTCATTTATGTGCGACC ATCTGAATGTATGTGTGGACTCCTCTCTACCGTTTGCTGCTTCCAAGATTCAGCAGATAGTCAAAATCATCCAGGCTTTGAATActgagcctgtgt GCCATCAGTTTTCCAGTCCTGAAACTGTGAATATGAAGTTTGAGATTGGAACATA cagtcgtTTGGAGTGTGTGGATGACAACATGGTGATCAGGGCGCGGGGGCTCCCATGGCAGGCCTCAGACCAGGACATTGCTCGCTTCTTCAGAGGACTCAACATTGCCAA aggTGGAGCAGCACTGTGTTTGAACGCCCAGGGCCGCAGGAACGGGGAGGCATTGGTTCGATTTGAGTCTCAGGAGCACAGAGACCTGGCCTTACAGAGACACAAGCATCATATGGGAAACCGATACATTGAG GTGTACAAAGCCACAGGAGAGGACTTCTTGAAAATTGCTGGTG GATGCTCAAGTGAGgtagctcacttcctgtctggaGATGGCCATGTGATTGTGCGCATGCGTGGGCTCCCCTTCAGTGCCACGACCCAGCAGGTGCTGCAGTTCTTCTCAGGGCCCCAAGCAATGGATGCCAAAGGAGAGGGAGTGTGCCAGGTGAAAGGGCCCACTAGCGGGGGATGCCAGGTTGCAGGTGGCACTGCGGGGATCCTGTTGGTCCGCTACGCTGATGGGCGGCCCACGGGCGATGCCTTTGTGTTGTTCTCGACGGAGGAGCAGGCTCAGCTGGCCCTGAAGAAGCACAAGCAGCGCCTCGGGAAACGCTACATTGAGCTGTTCAAGAGCACAGCTGCTGAggtcacacag gtttgCAACAGGTTCTCCTCAACGCCTTTGATTTCAATGGCACCTTCTCCACTGGTTTCTATGATGGCATCACCCTTGGCAACTGGAGTGTTGCCCTTAGCAACAGGTGCATTTCCATTGACAACGGCCATTCGTGACTGTGTGCATTTGCGAGGTTTGCCCTACGACACAACCATACTGAACATTCTAGAGTTCTTGGGGGAATTCACCGCAGATATTGCACCACACGGAGTCCACATGGTGCTTAACGCACAG ggCCGTCCGTCTGGCGAGTGCTTCATCCAGATGTCCTCTCCGGAGCGAGCCTTCCTGACCGCACAGCGGTGTCACCGCCATCTGTTAAAGGAGCGTTGTGTCGAGGTGTTCCCGTGCTCCAATGATGACATGCGTCTTTTACTGAGGGGCGGGTTTATGTGCCCAAGTGGGCGGGGCTTGTCCCCACCACCATGTAAGTTACGGC GTGTCTCCAACCCCTCTTACTTTCCACATATGGGGATGATGCTTCCCATGGAAGCATCTCTTTATCCAGCCCACTTCCTGGTCAACACGCCACATCCACTGCCCTTTTACACTGCCTACTACCCCAG TCCCCCAGGCTCCCCGCCGCCACAGGGCTTCTACCCATCAGTATCCTCCCAGTGCCACACCTTACCTGCACCTGCACACGCCCTTCCCAGCACAGTCAACCAG GTCAACAACAATGACGTCCTAGTTACAGTTCCTGCCTTACTCTCGGCCAAGCAGCCGGTCACAGAGCAGAGTCTGGGAGTTGGAGCTTTGCTGGACCTGcagatgtcttggaacaggacataa
- the esrp1 gene encoding epithelial splicing regulatory protein 1 isoform X1: protein MMEKLDCLVALFMSTSGANEDELGADERELVQLVWQVVDLESNTTGEINEIVVRPEVEDLDPDILQQAGLTAQRVQAAEPLEQAIKQFNSCLSAEVNQRHFCFCTDGQRHIRQVIHPETSKKNILLPTSFYSFFDLRKEFQKTLPSLVKQNELDLSFMCDHLNVCVDSSLPFAASKIQQIVKIIQALNTEPVCHQFSSPETVNMKFEIGTYSRLECVDDNMVIRARGLPWQASDQDIARFFRGLNIAKGGAALCLNAQGRRNGEALVRFESQEHRDLALQRHKHHMGNRYIEVYKATGEDFLKIAGGCSSEVAHFLSGDGHVIVRMRGLPFSATTQQVLQFFSGPQAMDAKGEGVCQVKGPTSGGCQVAGGTAGILLVRYADGRPTGDAFVLFSTEEQAQLALKKHKQRLGKRYIELFKSTAAEVTQVCNRFSSTPLISMAPSPLVSMMASPLATGVLPLATGAFPLTTAIRDCVHLRGLPYDTTILNILEFLGEFTADIAPHGVHMVLNAQGRPSGECFIQMSSPERAFLTAQRCHRHLLKERCVEVFPCSNDDMRLLLRGGFMCPSGRGLSPPPCKLRRVSNPSYFPHMGMMLPMEASLYPAHFLVNTPHPLPFYTAYYPSPPGSPPPQGFYPSVSSQCHTLPAPAHALPSTVNQYSPADGLSHTFEHTHLTHPKEWVNNNDVLVTVPALLSAKQPVTEQSLGVGALLDLQMSWNRT, encoded by the exons ATGATGGAGAAACTGGACTGTCTCGTGGCCTTATTCATGTCAACATCAGGCGCTAATGAAGATGAGTTGGGCGCTGATGAGAGGGAGCTCGTGCAGCTGGTCTGGCAGGTCGTGGATCTGGAAAGCAATACG ACGGGGGAGATAAATGAGATTGTGGTCCGACCAGAGGTGGAGGACTTGGATCCTGACATCTTACAGCAGGCAGGACTAACTGCGCAGAGAGTTCAAGCCGCAGAACCGCTGGAACAGGCCATCAAACAG TTTAACAGTTGTCTGAGTGCAGAAGTGAACCAACGACATTTCTGTTTCTGCACGGATGGACAGAGACACATACGACAGGTCATTCATCCAGAGACCTCCAAAAAG AACATTTTGCTCCCCACAAGTTTTTACTCCTTCTTTGATCTGCGCAAAGAATTCCAGAAGACTCTCCCCTCCCTGGTCAAACAAAACGAGCTGGACCTGTCATTTATGTGCGACC ATCTGAATGTATGTGTGGACTCCTCTCTACCGTTTGCTGCTTCCAAGATTCAGCAGATAGTCAAAATCATCCAGGCTTTGAATActgagcctgtgt GCCATCAGTTTTCCAGTCCTGAAACTGTGAATATGAAGTTTGAGATTGGAACATA cagtcgtTTGGAGTGTGTGGATGACAACATGGTGATCAGGGCGCGGGGGCTCCCATGGCAGGCCTCAGACCAGGACATTGCTCGCTTCTTCAGAGGACTCAACATTGCCAA aggTGGAGCAGCACTGTGTTTGAACGCCCAGGGCCGCAGGAACGGGGAGGCATTGGTTCGATTTGAGTCTCAGGAGCACAGAGACCTGGCCTTACAGAGACACAAGCATCATATGGGAAACCGATACATTGAG GTGTACAAAGCCACAGGAGAGGACTTCTTGAAAATTGCTGGTG GATGCTCAAGTGAGgtagctcacttcctgtctggaGATGGCCATGTGATTGTGCGCATGCGTGGGCTCCCCTTCAGTGCCACGACCCAGCAGGTGCTGCAGTTCTTCTCAGGGCCCCAAGCAATGGATGCCAAAGGAGAGGGAGTGTGCCAGGTGAAAGGGCCCACTAGCGGGGGATGCCAGGTTGCAGGTGGCACTGCGGGGATCCTGTTGGTCCGCTACGCTGATGGGCGGCCCACGGGCGATGCCTTTGTGTTGTTCTCGACGGAGGAGCAGGCTCAGCTGGCCCTGAAGAAGCACAAGCAGCGCCTCGGGAAACGCTACATTGAGCTGTTCAAGAGCACAGCTGCTGAggtcacacag gtttgCAACAGGTTCTCCTCAACGCCTTTGATTTCAATGGCACCTTCTCCACTGGTTTCTATGATGGCATCACCCTTGGCAACTGGAGTGTTGCCCTTAGCAACAGGTGCATTTCCATTGACAACGGCCATTCGTGACTGTGTGCATTTGCGAGGTTTGCCCTACGACACAACCATACTGAACATTCTAGAGTTCTTGGGGGAATTCACCGCAGATATTGCACCACACGGAGTCCACATGGTGCTTAACGCACAG ggCCGTCCGTCTGGCGAGTGCTTCATCCAGATGTCCTCTCCGGAGCGAGCCTTCCTGACCGCACAGCGGTGTCACCGCCATCTGTTAAAGGAGCGTTGTGTCGAGGTGTTCCCGTGCTCCAATGATGACATGCGTCTTTTACTGAGGGGCGGGTTTATGTGCCCAAGTGGGCGGGGCTTGTCCCCACCACCATGTAAGTTACGGC GTGTCTCCAACCCCTCTTACTTTCCACATATGGGGATGATGCTTCCCATGGAAGCATCTCTTTATCCAGCCCACTTCCTGGTCAACACGCCACATCCACTGCCCTTTTACACTGCCTACTACCCCAG TCCCCCAGGCTCCCCGCCGCCACAGGGCTTCTACCCATCAGTATCCTCCCAGTGCCACACCTTACCTGCACCTGCACACGCCCTTCCCAGCACAGTCAACCAG TATTCACCTGCTGAtggcctctcacacacatttgagcacacccacctcacccaccctAAAGAATGG GTCAACAACAATGACGTCCTAGTTACAGTTCCTGCCTTACTCTCGGCCAAGCAGCCGGTCACAGAGCAGAGTCTGGGAGTTGGAGCTTTGCTGGACCTGcagatgtcttggaacaggacataa
- the esrp1 gene encoding epithelial splicing regulatory protein 1 isoform X5 — protein sequence MMEKLDCLVALFMSTSGANEDELGADERELVQLVWQVVDLESNTTGEINEIVVRPEVEDLDPDILQQAGLTAQRVQAAEPLEQAIKQFNSCLSAEVNQRHFCFCTDGQRHIRQVIHPETSKKNILLPTSFYSFFDLRKEFQKTLPSLVKQNELDLSFMCDHLNVCVDSSLPFAASKIQQIVKIIQALNTEPVCHQFSSPETVNMKFEIGTYSRLECVDDNMVIRARGLPWQASDQDIARFFRGLNIAKGGAALCLNAQGRRNGEALVRFESQEHRDLALQRHKHHMGNRYIEVYKATGEDFLKIAGGCSSEVAHFLSGDGHVIVRMRGLPFSATTQQVLQFFSGPQAMDAKGEGVCQVKGPTSGGCQVAGGTAGILLVRYADGRPTGDAFVLFSTEEQAQLALKKHKQRLGKRYIELFKSTAAEVTQVCNRFSSTPLISMAPSPLVSMMASPLATGVLPLATGAFPLTTAIRDCVHLRGLPYDTTILNILEFLGEFTADIAPHGVHMVLNAQGRPSGECFIQMSSPERAFLTAQRCHRHLLKERCVEVFPCSNDDMRLLLRGGFMCPSGRGLSPPPCKLRRVSNPSYFPHMGMMLPMEASLYPAHFLVNTPHPLPFYTAYYPSPPGSPPPQGFYPSVSSQCHTLPAPAHALPSTVNQYSPADGLSHTFEHTHLTHPKEWVCI from the exons ATGATGGAGAAACTGGACTGTCTCGTGGCCTTATTCATGTCAACATCAGGCGCTAATGAAGATGAGTTGGGCGCTGATGAGAGGGAGCTCGTGCAGCTGGTCTGGCAGGTCGTGGATCTGGAAAGCAATACG ACGGGGGAGATAAATGAGATTGTGGTCCGACCAGAGGTGGAGGACTTGGATCCTGACATCTTACAGCAGGCAGGACTAACTGCGCAGAGAGTTCAAGCCGCAGAACCGCTGGAACAGGCCATCAAACAG TTTAACAGTTGTCTGAGTGCAGAAGTGAACCAACGACATTTCTGTTTCTGCACGGATGGACAGAGACACATACGACAGGTCATTCATCCAGAGACCTCCAAAAAG AACATTTTGCTCCCCACAAGTTTTTACTCCTTCTTTGATCTGCGCAAAGAATTCCAGAAGACTCTCCCCTCCCTGGTCAAACAAAACGAGCTGGACCTGTCATTTATGTGCGACC ATCTGAATGTATGTGTGGACTCCTCTCTACCGTTTGCTGCTTCCAAGATTCAGCAGATAGTCAAAATCATCCAGGCTTTGAATActgagcctgtgt GCCATCAGTTTTCCAGTCCTGAAACTGTGAATATGAAGTTTGAGATTGGAACATA cagtcgtTTGGAGTGTGTGGATGACAACATGGTGATCAGGGCGCGGGGGCTCCCATGGCAGGCCTCAGACCAGGACATTGCTCGCTTCTTCAGAGGACTCAACATTGCCAA aggTGGAGCAGCACTGTGTTTGAACGCCCAGGGCCGCAGGAACGGGGAGGCATTGGTTCGATTTGAGTCTCAGGAGCACAGAGACCTGGCCTTACAGAGACACAAGCATCATATGGGAAACCGATACATTGAG GTGTACAAAGCCACAGGAGAGGACTTCTTGAAAATTGCTGGTG GATGCTCAAGTGAGgtagctcacttcctgtctggaGATGGCCATGTGATTGTGCGCATGCGTGGGCTCCCCTTCAGTGCCACGACCCAGCAGGTGCTGCAGTTCTTCTCAGGGCCCCAAGCAATGGATGCCAAAGGAGAGGGAGTGTGCCAGGTGAAAGGGCCCACTAGCGGGGGATGCCAGGTTGCAGGTGGCACTGCGGGGATCCTGTTGGTCCGCTACGCTGATGGGCGGCCCACGGGCGATGCCTTTGTGTTGTTCTCGACGGAGGAGCAGGCTCAGCTGGCCCTGAAGAAGCACAAGCAGCGCCTCGGGAAACGCTACATTGAGCTGTTCAAGAGCACAGCTGCTGAggtcacacag gtttgCAACAGGTTCTCCTCAACGCCTTTGATTTCAATGGCACCTTCTCCACTGGTTTCTATGATGGCATCACCCTTGGCAACTGGAGTGTTGCCCTTAGCAACAGGTGCATTTCCATTGACAACGGCCATTCGTGACTGTGTGCATTTGCGAGGTTTGCCCTACGACACAACCATACTGAACATTCTAGAGTTCTTGGGGGAATTCACCGCAGATATTGCACCACACGGAGTCCACATGGTGCTTAACGCACAG ggCCGTCCGTCTGGCGAGTGCTTCATCCAGATGTCCTCTCCGGAGCGAGCCTTCCTGACCGCACAGCGGTGTCACCGCCATCTGTTAAAGGAGCGTTGTGTCGAGGTGTTCCCGTGCTCCAATGATGACATGCGTCTTTTACTGAGGGGCGGGTTTATGTGCCCAAGTGGGCGGGGCTTGTCCCCACCACCATGTAAGTTACGGC GTGTCTCCAACCCCTCTTACTTTCCACATATGGGGATGATGCTTCCCATGGAAGCATCTCTTTATCCAGCCCACTTCCTGGTCAACACGCCACATCCACTGCCCTTTTACACTGCCTACTACCCCAG TCCCCCAGGCTCCCCGCCGCCACAGGGCTTCTACCCATCAGTATCCTCCCAGTGCCACACCTTACCTGCACCTGCACACGCCCTTCCCAGCACAGTCAACCAG TATTCACCTGCTGAtggcctctcacacacatttgagcacacccacctcacccaccctAAAGAATGGGTGTGTATTTAA